The nucleotide sequence AATATCAAATAAATTATAAATCACTAAAAATTGAAATCATGAAAACATCAATGAACAAACCCGAAAAACAAATGAGCTATATACTACTTATTATAGCTTTGTGCTTTTCCGCCTGTGGACAACAAAAGCAGAAGACCAACGACAAAGCCATGGGCAAGACCGAAATAAGTGCACCCGAGATTCCCCTAACACAGGCCGTGGTAACCGGCAACCTCGAAGCCGTTAAACAACATATCGAAGCCGGCACCAATCTTGATGAAAAGGATGCCCTAAGTGGTGCCACCCCATTGATGTCGGCCATTACTTTTGATAAGACGGAAATCGCCACGGTTCTTATCGATGCCGGTGCCGATCTGGAAATAAAAAATAATGACGGCTCCACCGCCCTTCACGTAGCCGCATTTTTCGGCAGGGTAGAACTAGTACAATTACTTATAGATGCCAAGGCCGACAAAACGGTAAAGAACAACTATGGGGCCACCGCCCAGGAATCCGTCTCCGGACCTTTTGAGGACATGAAGCCCATCTATGAAATGATGCAACAGCAACTGGGGCCTATTGGATTGGATTTAAACTTGGCCGAGGTT is from Zobellia galactanivorans and encodes:
- a CDS encoding ankyrin repeat domain-containing protein, with protein sequence MKTSMNKPEKQMSYILLIIALCFSACGQQKQKTNDKAMGKTEISAPEIPLTQAVVTGNLEAVKQHIEAGTNLDEKDALSGATPLMSAITFDKTEIATVLIDAGADLEIKNNDGSTALHVAAFFGRVELVQLLIDAKADKTVKNNYGATAQESVSGPFEDMKPIYEMMQQQLGPIGLDLNLAEVEKARPVIAIMLQ